One Psychrilyobacter piezotolerans DNA window includes the following coding sequences:
- the selD gene encoding selenide, water dikinase SelD, translated as MGPGVLSKVLAHIPKAYDENLLIGFDSADDAAVYKVSEDMALIQTLDFFTPIVEDPYTYGKIAAANSLSDVYAMGGDVLTALNIVCFPEKLDPNILGEILRGGAEKVMESGGILSGGHSVNDENPKYGLSVTGVVHPDKVIANNTCKAGDKLILTKPLGIGIVTTAHNVGEANDRSYKEAIKLMETLNKYSAEKMKKYEINGCTDVTGFGFLGHLSEMLNDEISIIVDSKKVPYIKEAYEYAEEFLITSAGQKNRKHLGDKVVLEGVPFPMEEILFDPQTSGGLLISVANEDADKLLADLEELDIKSSLVGEVVSKSTYRMKVI; from the coding sequence ATAGGACCGGGTGTTCTATCAAAAGTGTTGGCTCATATCCCAAAAGCATATGATGAGAATCTGCTTATTGGATTTGATAGTGCTGATGACGCGGCAGTATATAAGGTAAGTGAGGATATGGCCTTAATTCAAACGTTAGACTTTTTTACTCCCATAGTTGAAGATCCATATACATACGGAAAGATAGCAGCAGCTAACTCTCTCAGTGATGTTTATGCAATGGGTGGGGATGTTCTTACAGCATTAAATATAGTGTGCTTTCCGGAAAAATTAGATCCTAATATATTGGGGGAAATTTTACGTGGGGGAGCGGAAAAAGTAATGGAATCAGGGGGAATCTTAAGCGGAGGACACTCTGTAAATGATGAAAATCCAAAATATGGATTATCCGTAACAGGAGTGGTACACCCTGATAAGGTAATAGCCAATAACACATGTAAGGCAGGAGATAAATTAATCCTGACAAAACCACTTGGGATCGGAATAGTAACAACAGCTCATAATGTAGGAGAAGCCAATGATCGTTCTTACAAGGAAGCCATAAAACTCATGGAAACACTGAATAAATATTCAGCTGAAAAGATGAAAAAATATGAGATAAATGGGTGTACAGATGTAACTGGATTTGGGTTCTTAGGGCATTTATCGGAGATGCTGAATGATGAGATCAGTATAATAGTAGACAGTAAAAAGGTACCTTATATAAAGGAAGCTTATGAATATGCCGAAGAATTCCTGATTACCTCTGCCGGACAAAAAAATAGAAAACATCTGGGAGATAAAGTAGTTTTAGAGGGAGTTCCATTTCCTATGGAGGAGATATTGTTTGATCCGCAGACTTCAGGGGGATTACTCATAAGTGTAGCAAATGAAGATGCAGATAAACTTTTAGCTGATCTGGAGGAACTGGATATAAAATCCAGTCTTGTAGGAGAAGTTGTAAGTAAAAGTACATATAGAATGAAAGTTATATAG
- the selA gene encoding L-seryl-tRNA(Sec) selenium transferase yields the protein MKKLLSNLPKVDEFLISEKLEEYKDSVPYNILIKSIREGIAFYREEILNNRLADTEMEKEDLKMEITNKIIKLIESKNQLNLRRVINATGTIIHTNLGRSKLMESSVENIVNIASNYNNLEYDIPSGKRGSRYSHIEKLICDITGAESALVVNNNAAAVLLVLDTLTKEREVIVSRGELVEIGGSFRIPAIMEYSGSKLIEVGTTNRTHKKDYLEAITPETKALLKVHTSNYKIMGFTKEVKNEELSKMARDKKLISIEDLGSGVLVDFAKYGYKKEPTVQESLKSGIDVVTFSGDKLLGGPQAGIIVGKRQYIEKMKKNNLLRTLRVSKLTIAALEVTLREYLDESQAVKNIPTLRMILEGKDEVEKRAHILYEKLKTLETLEVDLVETSAMIGGGSMPTELMDSFGVAISYIGSSIVKLERVLRNNSLSIVGRIQGGKLVLDCKTLNENDMDSIYEILSKGIDTI from the coding sequence GTGAAAAAATTATTATCAAATTTACCAAAGGTAGATGAATTTTTAATAAGTGAAAAATTAGAAGAATATAAAGATAGTGTTCCATATAATATCCTGATTAAATCTATTCGTGAGGGAATTGCATTCTATAGGGAAGAGATATTGAATAATAGATTGGCTGATACGGAGATGGAGAAGGAAGACCTGAAGATGGAGATCACCAATAAGATAATAAAGCTGATTGAATCTAAAAATCAATTAAATCTTAGAAGGGTAATAAATGCCACAGGAACGATTATTCATACTAACTTAGGCAGATCCAAGTTAATGGAAAGCAGTGTGGAAAATATAGTAAATATAGCCAGCAACTACAACAATCTGGAATATGATATACCTAGCGGTAAGAGGGGGAGCAGATATTCCCATATTGAAAAATTAATCTGTGATATTACAGGAGCAGAAAGTGCCCTGGTAGTAAATAATAATGCAGCAGCAGTATTGCTGGTTTTAGACACCCTGACTAAGGAGAGGGAAGTAATAGTATCCAGGGGGGAACTGGTAGAGATAGGAGGCTCCTTTAGAATTCCTGCTATAATGGAATATAGTGGATCTAAGCTGATAGAGGTAGGAACAACCAATAGAACTCATAAGAAAGACTATTTGGAGGCTATAACACCTGAAACCAAAGCACTCCTGAAAGTTCATACTTCTAACTACAAGATCATGGGATTTACTAAGGAAGTAAAGAATGAAGAGTTATCTAAGATGGCTAGAGATAAAAAATTGATCTCCATTGAAGATTTAGGCAGTGGAGTACTGGTAGATTTTGCTAAATACGGGTATAAGAAGGAACCTACAGTTCAGGAGAGTTTAAAATCCGGTATAGATGTAGTTACATTCAGCGGGGATAAACTTCTAGGAGGTCCTCAGGCTGGAATAATAGTAGGGAAAAGACAGTATATTGAAAAGATGAAAAAAAATAATCTTTTACGTACTCTGAGAGTAAGTAAATTGACTATAGCTGCCCTGGAAGTTACCTTGAGGGAGTATTTAGATGAATCGCAAGCTGTAAAAAATATTCCTACCCTTAGAATGATATTAGAGGGGAAAGATGAGGTCGAAAAAAGAGCTCATATTTTATATGAAAAATTAAAAACTCTAGAAACTCTGGAAGTGGATCTTGTTGAAACCAGTGCAATGATCGGAGGAGGGTCTATGCCTACGGAACTTATGGATAGTTTTGGGGTAGCCATATCTTATATAGGAAGCAGTATTGTTAAACTAGAAAGAGTTCTTCGGAATAATTCATTATCTATAGTTGGTAGGATTCAAGGTGGAAAACTGGTTTTAGACTGTAAAACTTTGAATGAGAACGATATGGACAGTATTTATGAAATTTTAAGTAAAGGGATTGATACAATATGA
- the selB gene encoding selenocysteine-specific translation elongation factor: protein MSIVIGTAGHIDHGKTTLIKNLTGVDTDRLPEEKKRGISIDLGFSYLDLQGEKVGIIDVPGHEKFVKNMMAGATGIDIVMLVIAADDGIMPQTREHFDIVRLLGIHHGVVVITKCDKASKERVLEVRREIEEELGGSFLSGASMIETSIDNPDSYQEVRDSLSELVKTIKDEEQEKIVFRMSVDRSFSVKGFGTVITGTSQGKDLKVGDSLQIYPGDRVAKVRGIQNHGLSVDTLSAGNRCAINLAGIDKEDIKRGSVVATPNSLSVTRLMDVEINYLSSNSKVLKNNQRVRFHHGTKEIICRIKLLDQQELKAGDSGYAQLILEKELVGFTGDLGILRNYSPMFTIGGVTILNPMAAKAKRFDEKLIGKLKGGKSDNSVKLSSVIEELSSKYPSFEDIKLNFGSAEDITESLEKLVKNKEVLELTALNETVYMHKNFLEEKKAELLSMLEEFHSKNPLLIGENTSTVRNKVFSKKFKNKNYLEILSKLEDDKVIKVNSGLVSAFDFEIKLSKNQEKIKEIILKTYKDNGYKPPKYEELSKLTSDPKELKRVFDMMVLLGKLKFIEKDVFLLDSDYNNLMMVINQLGEGGKEIALPDVKGKIDTSRKYLVAYLEHLDKVGVTKRVDNARVLV from the coding sequence ATGAGTATAGTAATTGGAACGGCAGGACATATAGATCATGGTAAAACTACATTGATAAAAAACCTTACAGGGGTAGATACCGATAGATTACCGGAAGAAAAAAAGAGGGGAATCTCCATAGATTTAGGATTTAGTTACCTGGATCTACAGGGAGAAAAAGTAGGGATAATAGATGTCCCGGGACATGAAAAGTTTGTAAAAAATATGATGGCAGGAGCTACAGGGATAGATATAGTTATGCTGGTTATAGCTGCTGATGACGGAATAATGCCCCAGACCCGTGAGCATTTTGATATAGTCAGACTTTTAGGGATCCATCACGGAGTTGTAGTGATAACTAAGTGTGATAAGGCCAGTAAAGAAAGGGTACTGGAAGTAAGACGTGAAATAGAAGAAGAGTTAGGGGGAAGTTTTTTAAGCGGGGCTTCTATGATTGAAACCTCTATAGACAATCCGGACTCTTACCAAGAGGTAAGGGACTCGTTGAGTGAATTAGTAAAGACTATCAAAGATGAAGAACAGGAAAAAATAGTTTTTAGGATGTCGGTGGACAGATCATTTAGTGTAAAGGGATTTGGAACGGTGATCACAGGAACATCCCAGGGGAAAGACTTAAAAGTAGGAGATTCATTGCAGATATATCCAGGTGACAGGGTAGCAAAGGTCAGAGGGATACAAAACCATGGCCTCAGTGTGGATACCCTCAGTGCAGGGAATAGATGTGCCATAAACCTTGCAGGGATAGATAAGGAAGATATAAAGAGGGGAAGTGTAGTAGCTACTCCTAATTCCCTTTCTGTAACCAGGCTTATGGATGTAGAAATAAATTATCTGTCTTCCAACAGCAAGGTGCTGAAAAATAACCAAAGGGTTAGATTTCATCACGGAACCAAAGAGATCATCTGTAGAATAAAATTACTGGATCAACAGGAATTAAAAGCCGGGGACAGCGGTTATGCCCAATTGATCTTAGAGAAGGAATTGGTTGGTTTCACTGGAGATCTGGGAATACTTCGTAATTATTCTCCTATGTTTACCATTGGAGGAGTAACTATTTTAAATCCAATGGCTGCCAAGGCCAAAAGATTTGATGAAAAATTAATCGGAAAATTAAAGGGCGGGAAGAGTGATAACAGTGTTAAACTATCCAGCGTCATTGAGGAGTTAAGTTCTAAATATCCATCTTTTGAAGATATAAAATTAAATTTTGGAAGTGCTGAAGATATCACTGAATCTTTGGAAAAACTGGTTAAAAATAAGGAAGTTTTAGAGTTAACAGCTTTAAATGAAACTGTATATATGCATAAAAACTTCTTAGAGGAAAAAAAGGCGGAGCTTTTGTCTATGTTGGAGGAGTTTCACAGTAAAAACCCCCTTCTTATAGGAGAAAATACTTCAACTGTTAGAAATAAGGTTTTTTCTAAAAAATTTAAGAATAAAAACTATTTAGAGATCTTATCAAAATTAGAGGATGACAAAGTTATAAAGGTAAACTCCGGTCTGGTTTCAGCCTTTGACTTTGAGATAAAGTTAAGTAAAAACCAGGAAAAAATTAAAGAGATAATTTTAAAAACCTATAAAGATAATGGCTACAAGCCTCCTAAATATGAGGAACTTTCTAAATTAACGAGCGATCCCAAAGAATTAAAGAGGGTTTTTGATATGATGGTATTGTTAGGAAAATTGAAGTTCATAGAAAAGGATGTTTTTCTTCTGGACTCAGATTATAATAATCTAATGATGGTAATAAATCAGCTGGGAGAAGGCGGAAAAGAGATAGCCCTTCCTGACGTTAAAGGGAAGATAGACACCAGCAGAAAATATTTGGTTGCATATCTGGAACATTTGGATAAGGTGGGAGTAACTAAGAGGGTAGATAACGCAAGGGTACTGGTGTAA
- the yedF gene encoding sulfurtransferase-like selenium metabolism protein YedF, with the protein MIKIDAMGMACPLPVIQTKKALKNIEENGSVETMVDNEASMENLLKMAKEMGLESSYEKVEEHKYRVVITKGEGGAVADSTDAASNEKMVIAVSSDKMGEGIDELGDVLMKGFIYTLTEMDLMPTTVLFYNGGAKLTVEDAPTLEDLKTLEEMGVEILTCGTCLNYYNLGDKLAVGEVTNMYTIMERLQGADKLIRP; encoded by the coding sequence TTGATAAAAATAGATGCTATGGGGATGGCTTGTCCATTACCTGTAATTCAAACAAAAAAAGCGTTAAAAAATATAGAGGAAAATGGAAGCGTAGAAACCATGGTCGACAATGAAGCTTCCATGGAAAATCTGCTGAAAATGGCTAAAGAGATGGGACTGGAGTCCAGTTATGAGAAAGTGGAGGAGCATAAGTACAGGGTAGTAATCACCAAGGGTGAAGGCGGAGCTGTTGCTGATTCAACTGATGCGGCATCAAATGAAAAGATGGTCATAGCTGTCTCTTCAGATAAGATGGGAGAAGGGATCGATGAATTAGGAGATGTATTGATGAAGGGATTTATCTATACATTGACCGAGATGGATCTTATGCCGACTACGGTTTTATTCTATAATGGGGGAGCTAAGCTCACAGTAGAAGATGCTCCTACACTGGAAGATCTAAAAACTTTAGAGGAAATGGGAGTGGAGATATTAACCTGCGGAACCTGCCTTAACTACTATAATTTAGGGGATAAATTGGCAGTAGGAGAGGTAACTAATATGTATACCATCATGGAAAGACTGCAGGGTGCAGATAAGTTAATAAGACCATAG
- a CDS encoding DUF3343 domain-containing protein — MKKTEEFNLISFESTHMAIKSEKLLKEVNLDIRIIPVPREITSSCGLSLRINPLDYKAAREILDENQIEMSGCYMVKKTGLKKEILDISN, encoded by the coding sequence ATGAAAAAAACAGAAGAATTTAACCTTATCTCCTTTGAGTCCACTCATATGGCGATAAAGAGTGAAAAATTATTAAAAGAAGTAAATTTAGATATAAGAATAATTCCTGTACCTAGGGAGATAACATCCAGCTGCGGACTGTCACTACGTATAAACCCCTTAGATTATAAGGCTGCAAGAGAAATTTTGGATGAAAATCAGATAGAAATGTCAGGCTGCTATATGGTTAAAAAAACAGGATTAAAAAAAGAAATTCTTGACATCAGCAATTAA
- a CDS encoding NCS2 family permease codes for MDFFQLEKHGTNIKQEMVAGTTTFLTMAYIIFVNPGILGETGMDKGALITVTCLAAFIGTMITALWVNAPLAMAPGMGLNAFFTYTLVFGMGATWNVALGVVFISGIAFLLLTMTGFREKIIDAIPLQLRLAVGAGIGLFIAFIGMKNLGLIVANPATLVGLGPLSPTVILGLIGLTIMGGLEIKQVKGGILIGIVITTVLGMVLGYVELPNGIMSTPPSIAPIAFKLDILGALKLSMIGPIFSFMFVDLFDSVGTIVACANEAEMIDEKGKIENVSKILEADAAATVIGSLLGTSTTTTFVESASGIAEGGRTGLTSATTAILFFLAMFFTPVIGVVPAFATAPALIIVGVYMFKNLIDIDLHKIEIAIPAFLTIILMPLTYSISTGITFGFISYAVIEIISGKVKTVKPTMWIIVVLSTVELLSK; via the coding sequence ATGGATTTTTTTCAATTGGAAAAACATGGAACAAACATAAAACAGGAGATGGTAGCAGGAACAACTACGTTTTTAACAATGGCTTATATTATATTTGTAAACCCGGGAATATTGGGTGAAACCGGTATGGATAAGGGAGCTTTGATTACTGTTACTTGTTTGGCAGCCTTTATAGGAACCATGATAACTGCCCTTTGGGTTAATGCACCATTAGCTATGGCACCTGGAATGGGATTAAATGCATTCTTTACTTATACCCTGGTATTTGGGATGGGAGCCACTTGGAATGTAGCCTTGGGAGTAGTATTTATATCAGGAATCGCATTTTTATTACTTACAATGACCGGATTCAGGGAAAAAATAATAGATGCTATCCCCCTTCAACTTAGATTAGCAGTAGGAGCAGGTATTGGATTGTTTATTGCATTTATCGGAATGAAAAATTTAGGATTAATTGTAGCTAACCCGGCAACTTTGGTAGGATTAGGACCCCTAAGTCCCACTGTAATCTTAGGATTGATAGGACTTACAATAATGGGTGGACTGGAAATAAAACAGGTGAAGGGTGGAATTTTAATAGGAATAGTTATAACCACTGTCTTAGGAATGGTTTTAGGGTATGTAGAATTACCAAATGGAATAATGTCTACTCCTCCGAGCATAGCACCTATAGCCTTTAAATTAGATATATTGGGAGCCTTGAAGCTGTCTATGATTGGACCGATATTTTCATTTATGTTCGTAGATTTATTTGACTCGGTTGGAACCATAGTAGCCTGTGCAAATGAAGCTGAGATGATAGATGAAAAAGGAAAGATAGAGAATGTGAGTAAGATATTGGAAGCCGATGCAGCAGCTACTGTAATAGGGTCATTATTGGGGACCAGTACCACTACTACCTTTGTAGAATCAGCTTCCGGAATAGCCGAAGGGGGAAGAACGGGACTTACATCTGCCACAACGGCAATCCTATTTTTCTTAGCTATGTTTTTTACTCCGGTGATAGGAGTAGTTCCGGCATTTGCTACGGCACCGGCGCTTATTATTGTAGGAGTATATATGTTTAAAAATCTTATAGATATCGACCTGCACAAGATAGAAATTGCTATCCCGGCATTTTTAACAATAATTTTGATGCCATTGACATACAGTATCAGTACCGGGATTACCTTTGGATTTATTTCATATGCAGTTATAGAGATTATATCTGGAAAGGTTAAAACAGTAAAACCTACTATGTGGATAATTGTTGTTTTATCTACAGTGGAATTATTATCTAAATAA
- a CDS encoding HAD-IA family hydrolase, producing the protein MKKTMFIFDFDGTIADSLHMGIDLYNNHIAKKLRCKKIEKNEIEDLKEKHTYKLLKDHDINLIKLPILLFRLKKLMSQKMGDIPLIDGIKEVLISLNKMGYKMGILTSNNKKNVDNFLNHYELRNLFEFIYSEKNIFGKDKAINKIMKIEKLDRIIYVGDETRDIEACKKVEVPIVSVGWGFNTSANLKKHDPDYLIEDPKELLEIAEGLE; encoded by the coding sequence ATGAAAAAAACTATGTTTATATTCGATTTTGACGGTACCATAGCCGATTCTTTACACATGGGAATAGATCTATACAATAACCATATAGCAAAAAAACTCAGGTGTAAGAAGATAGAAAAAAATGAAATAGAGGATTTAAAGGAAAAGCATACCTACAAATTGCTGAAAGATCACGATATCAATCTGATTAAACTTCCAATTCTTCTGTTTAGATTGAAAAAATTGATGTCTCAAAAAATGGGTGATATCCCTCTTATAGATGGGATAAAGGAAGTTTTGATATCTTTAAATAAAATGGGATATAAGATGGGAATATTGACATCTAACAATAAAAAAAATGTAGATAACTTTTTAAACCACTATGAGCTGAGAAATTTATTTGAATTTATCTATTCTGAAAAAAATATATTTGGAAAGGATAAAGCCATAAATAAAATAATGAAGATAGAAAAATTAGATAGGATCATATATGTAGGAGATGAAACACGGGATATAGAGGCATGTAAAAAAGTAGAAGTGCCTATTGTATCTGTGGGGTGGGGATTTAATACATCTGCCAACTTAAAAAAACATGACCCGGATTACCTTATAGAAGACCCAAAGGAACTCCTTGAGATAGCAGAGGGGCTGGAGTAA
- the lgt gene encoding prolipoprotein diacylglyceryl transferase, with protein sequence MDPVFFTIGSFEVHYYGLMYAIAFLLGIELAKIGGKRKGFDPALMENFAFIAMISGLLGGRLYYVLFNPTYYFSHPGDILAVWKGGMAIHGGILGGIVGTYFFAKKHKISMWSLGDIAAAPFILGQAIGRIGNFMNGEVHGVPTFTPFSVIFSIKPKFVEWYNTYNSLSLTAQMKFKELVPWGIVFPDSSPAGREFPGLALHPAMLYELILNFMAFLSIWFFFRHKNYKPGTVWFIYIIEYSLIRTFVSFFRSEDLMFYGFRAPHVISVILIIWSVSMIRYFNRKKAN encoded by the coding sequence ATGGATCCGGTATTTTTTACCATTGGAAGTTTTGAAGTACACTACTATGGTCTTATGTATGCCATTGCATTTTTATTAGGAATTGAACTGGCTAAAATAGGAGGAAAGAGAAAGGGATTTGACCCTGCACTCATGGAAAACTTTGCCTTTATAGCCATGATCTCTGGTTTATTGGGGGGGAGACTGTATTATGTGTTGTTTAATCCCACTTATTACTTTAGTCATCCGGGAGATATATTGGCAGTTTGGAAAGGCGGAATGGCTATCCACGGTGGAATTTTAGGAGGGATAGTCGGAACATATTTCTTTGCTAAAAAACACAAGATATCTATGTGGAGTTTAGGAGATATTGCTGCTGCACCATTTATCTTAGGACAGGCAATCGGTAGGATCGGTAATTTTATGAACGGGGAAGTTCACGGGGTTCCTACATTTACCCCTTTTAGTGTTATATTTTCTATCAAACCAAAATTTGTGGAGTGGTACAACACCTATAACTCTTTGAGTTTAACCGCTCAAATGAAATTTAAGGAGTTAGTCCCCTGGGGAATTGTATTCCCGGATTCATCCCCTGCAGGAAGAGAGTTTCCGGGCTTAGCCTTACACCCGGCCATGTTATATGAGTTAATCTTAAACTTTATGGCTTTTCTGTCTATTTGGTTTTTCTTCAGACATAAAAATTATAAACCAGGAACAGTATGGTTTATCTATATTATAGAATACAGCCTTATCAGGACTTTCGTCAGTTTCTTTAGAAGTGAAGACCTGATGTTTTACGGTTTCCGTGCACCTCATGTTATCAGCGTAATCTTAATCATCTGGTCGGTATCTATGATCAGATATTTTAACAGAAAAAAAGCAAATTAA
- a CDS encoding FprA family A-type flavoprotein — translation MHNIENVSDDIFWVGVNDRKTQRFENYLPLDKGVSYNSYLILDEKVALIDTVEIGTSENFLEKVEGVLQGRKIDYLIINHMEPDHAGAIKDIIRLYPDVTLVGNVKTFPMLDAFYDCAKEGCENNRLVVKEGDTLELGKHTLTFAMVPMVHWPESMVTYESSTGTLFSNDAFGSFGSLDGGIFDDQLNLSFYEDEMRRYYSNIVGKYGAPTQAAIKKLGGLDIKCIAPCHGPVWRTDISRVLGHYDAWSKMEPEAEGVVIVYGSMYGNTEKMANAIARQLSKEGIIDIKLYDASKTDHSYIISDIWKYQGLIIGSCSHNNAVYPKVQPLLSKLQNYGLKNRYLGIFGNMMWSGGGVKGIQAFADSLRGVEVVGEPVEVKGSPRSEDYTKLEAIATAMADKLKAARK, via the coding sequence ATGCATAATATTGAAAATGTAAGTGATGACATTTTTTGGGTAGGGGTAAATGACAGAAAAACTCAAAGATTTGAGAACTATCTGCCGCTAGATAAGGGAGTTTCTTATAACTCATACCTTATTTTAGATGAAAAGGTAGCACTTATTGATACAGTAGAGATTGGAACCAGTGAGAATTTCCTAGAGAAGGTTGAGGGAGTATTACAGGGCAGAAAGATAGATTATCTGATAATAAATCATATGGAACCAGACCATGCGGGAGCTATAAAGGATATAATCAGACTGTATCCAGATGTCACTCTGGTAGGAAATGTAAAGACTTTTCCAATGCTGGATGCATTTTATGACTGTGCAAAGGAAGGTTGCGAAAACAACAGGTTGGTAGTCAAGGAAGGGGATACTTTAGAGTTAGGTAAACATACCCTTACATTTGCCATGGTACCTATGGTACATTGGCCGGAATCTATGGTTACGTATGAATCTTCTACAGGAACATTATTTTCAAATGATGCATTTGGAAGTTTTGGTTCGTTAGACGGAGGGATCTTTGATGACCAGTTAAACCTTAGTTTCTATGAGGATGAGATGAGAAGATACTATTCAAATATCGTAGGTAAGTATGGAGCTCCTACACAGGCTGCCATAAAAAAATTAGGCGGATTGGACATCAAGTGTATAGCTCCTTGTCACGGTCCTGTATGGAGAACGGATATATCTAGAGTATTAGGTCACTATGATGCATGGTCTAAGATGGAACCGGAAGCAGAAGGGGTAGTAATAGTTTATGGTTCTATGTATGGAAATACAGAAAAGATGGCAAATGCAATTGCAAGACAGCTGTCTAAAGAAGGAATCATCGATATAAAGTTATATGATGCATCTAAGACAGATCACTCATATATAATCAGTGATATATGGAAATATCAAGGGTTAATCATAGGATCTTGTTCACATAACAATGCAGTTTATCCAAAAGTTCAGCCACTTCTGTCTAAACTGCAAAACTATGGGTTAAAAAATAGATATCTGGGTATCTTTGGAAATATGATGTGGAGTGGTGGCGGAGTAAAAGGGATACAAGCCTTTGCCGATTCACTTAGAGGTGTAGAAGTTGTAGGAGAACCTGTAGAGGTAAAAGGATCTCCAAGATCGGAAGATTATACAAAGTTAGAAGCTATTGCAACTGCTATGGCTGATAAATTAAAAGCAGCGAGAAAATAA